Proteins from one Sylvia atricapilla isolate bSylAtr1 chromosome 1, bSylAtr1.pri, whole genome shotgun sequence genomic window:
- the RPSA gene encoding small ribosomal subunit protein uS2 isoform X1, giving the protein MGVRRRRALFRLRAARASTRRCQRSLSLLPKGNPTMSGGLDVLQMKEEDVLKFLAAGTHLGGTNLDFQMEQYIYKRKSDGIYIINLKRTWEKLLLAARAIVAIENPADVSVISSRNTGQRAVLKFAAATGATPIAGRFTPGTFTNQIQAAFREPRLLVVTDPRADHQPLTEASYVNIPTIALCNTDSPLRYVDIAIPCNNKGAHSVGLMWWMLAREVLRMRGTISREHPWEVMPDLYFYRDPEEIEKEEQAAAEKAVTKEEFQTEWTAPAPEFTAPPQPEVADWSEGVQVPSVPIQQFPTEDWSAQPATEDWSAAPTAQATEWVGTATEWS; this is encoded by the exons ATGGGCGTCAGGCGGAGGCGGGCTCTCTTTCGGCTCCGCGCCGCCCGGGCCTCCACACGGCGTTGTCAGC GTTCCCTGTCGTTGCTTCCAAAGGGAAACCCCACAATGTCCGGAGGCCTCGATGTCCTGCAGATGAAGGAGGAGGATGTCCTCAAATTCCTCGCTGCCGGGACCCATCTGGGAGGTACCAACCTCGACTTCCAGATGGAGCAGTACATCTACAAAAGGAAGAGCGATG GTATTTACATCATCAATCTGAAGAGAacctgggaaaagctgctgctggcagctcgTGCCATTGTTGCCATTGAGAACCCAGCTGATGTGAGCGTCATTTCGTCCAGGAACACTGGACAG CGTGCGGTTCTGAAGtttgctgctgccactgggGCTACTCCTATTGCTGGGCGTTTCACCCCCGGCACCTTCACAAACCAGATCCAAGCAGCTTTCCGTGAGCCACGGCTCCTGGTGGTCACAGACCCGCGGGCTGATCACCAGCCGCTGACAGAGGCATCCTACGTCAACATCCCCACCATCGCCCTGTGCAACACCGACTCCCCACTGCGCTACGTGGATATCGCTATTCCCTGCAATAACAAG GGAGCCCACTCGGTGGGCCTGATGTGGTGGATGCTGGCTCGTGAGGTCCTGCGCATGCGTGGCACCATCTCCCGTGAGCACCCGTGGGAAGTCATGCCTGACCTGTACTTCTACAGGGATCCCGAGGAG ATTGaaaaggaggagcaggcagctgctgagaaaGCAGTCACAAAGGAGGAATTCCAGACTGAATGGACAGCCCCGGCACCTGAATTCactgctcctcctcagcctgaGGTTGCAGATTGGTCTGAGGGAGTGCAGGTCCCATCTGTGCCCATCCAGCAGTTCCCCACAG AGGACTGGAGTGCCCAGCCTGCCACCGAGGACTGgtcagcagctcccactgcccaggCTACTGAGTGGGTTGGCACTGCCACGGAGTGGTCTTAA
- the RPSA gene encoding small ribosomal subunit protein uS2 isoform X2, protein MSGGLDVLQMKEEDVLKFLAAGTHLGGTNLDFQMEQYIYKRKSDGIYIINLKRTWEKLLLAARAIVAIENPADVSVISSRNTGQRAVLKFAAATGATPIAGRFTPGTFTNQIQAAFREPRLLVVTDPRADHQPLTEASYVNIPTIALCNTDSPLRYVDIAIPCNNKGAHSVGLMWWMLAREVLRMRGTISREHPWEVMPDLYFYRDPEEIEKEEQAAAEKAVTKEEFQTEWTAPAPEFTAPPQPEVADWSEGVQVPSVPIQQFPTEDWSAQPATEDWSAAPTAQATEWVGTATEWS, encoded by the exons ATGTCCGGAGGCCTCGATGTCCTGCAGATGAAGGAGGAGGATGTCCTCAAATTCCTCGCTGCCGGGACCCATCTGGGAGGTACCAACCTCGACTTCCAGATGGAGCAGTACATCTACAAAAGGAAGAGCGATG GTATTTACATCATCAATCTGAAGAGAacctgggaaaagctgctgctggcagctcgTGCCATTGTTGCCATTGAGAACCCAGCTGATGTGAGCGTCATTTCGTCCAGGAACACTGGACAG CGTGCGGTTCTGAAGtttgctgctgccactgggGCTACTCCTATTGCTGGGCGTTTCACCCCCGGCACCTTCACAAACCAGATCCAAGCAGCTTTCCGTGAGCCACGGCTCCTGGTGGTCACAGACCCGCGGGCTGATCACCAGCCGCTGACAGAGGCATCCTACGTCAACATCCCCACCATCGCCCTGTGCAACACCGACTCCCCACTGCGCTACGTGGATATCGCTATTCCCTGCAATAACAAG GGAGCCCACTCGGTGGGCCTGATGTGGTGGATGCTGGCTCGTGAGGTCCTGCGCATGCGTGGCACCATCTCCCGTGAGCACCCGTGGGAAGTCATGCCTGACCTGTACTTCTACAGGGATCCCGAGGAG ATTGaaaaggaggagcaggcagctgctgagaaaGCAGTCACAAAGGAGGAATTCCAGACTGAATGGACAGCCCCGGCACCTGAATTCactgctcctcctcagcctgaGGTTGCAGATTGGTCTGAGGGAGTGCAGGTCCCATCTGTGCCCATCCAGCAGTTCCCCACAG AGGACTGGAGTGCCCAGCCTGCCACCGAGGACTGgtcagcagctcccactgcccaggCTACTGAGTGGGTTGGCACTGCCACGGAGTGGTCTTAA